CACTTGAATCGTGGGTCTGCAAAGTTGAATCTGTTGATGCGGCTGCGGGGACGTTCACGGCTGTAGCTGCAAGCGACCGGCAGGGCGGACTTCAGGAGCACGCAGAATTTCAGCTTGACGAACTGTCGGCAGATGACGTCGGCTTAGTTGAGCCTGGCGCTGTCTTCTACTGGTCTGTGGGATACCAAATTGATGAGTTCGGCGGCCGAGTTACTGCGTCTGCCATTCGCTTCCGGAGATTGAGGCATTGGACTCGCAGAGAACTTGACGCAGCGAAGGTCCGAGCTGCCGGGTACGCGAAGTGGTTCGTGGGAGAAATGGGAGATGCCGGGACCGCCGCTGCCAAATGAACTCGAACTTACTCTGATTGGTCCAAATGTCGGTGAGAGCGTCATTGCCCACTACCAAGGCAATTGGTTTCTTTTCGATAGCTGTACGGATCGGAAAACTGGCGAACCGGCTGCCCACGTTTATCTAACGTCCATCGGGGTCCAGCCGGAACAAGTCCGTGTGATCGCCTGCACCCACTGGCACGACGACCACTTCCGTGGACTCGGTAGGCTTAGCGAGGTTTACTCGCACGCTCAGCTTTGGATGTCACACGCGCTCCGACGCGAAGAGTTCATCGACGTGGTAGAGGCGTGGCGCAATTTTCCTTCTGGAGCTTATCCACACACTTCGGGCCTTGAGGAGTTGACAAAGTGCGTGGACATCGCACGTGAAAGGAACAGGCCGCCAATGTTTGCGTCCCACGACAAGCGTATGTGGCTGTCAGAGGATGGCACTGGAGAGCTGTGGTCGCTTAGCCCATCGGCGGCGATGATCGTAAAAAGCCAACAAGACATCGCAGCTCTGTTCCCCGCGACCTGGTCAATCAAGAAAGCGGCAGCCGAGAGTCGACCGAATCACATCGCAGTTGCAATGCATCTGCGCGCGGGAAATCACTCGATCATTTTGGGATCTGACCTTGAAGAAGAGGGCGATCCTCAAACGGGATGGAGCGCAGTGATTGCGAGCACGGCGAAGCCGCCGCAGCGCGGGAGTCTGTACAAAGTCGCGCATCACGGCTCTGAAACTGGGCACCACGGCGGCATTTGGACCAGCTTACTTTCGGCAAGGCCAGTGGCCGTACTAAGTCCTTTCTCGCGCAGTCACCTGCCGCGCGACTCGGACGTGACCCGCCTAAAGGGGCTGTCGTCAGCGGTGTACATAACTGCCAAGCGAGGGAAGACTGAGGTGAAGCGTACCGGCGCAGTGGGCAAGTTCACGCAGCAGAAGAAGCTGCGCGTAATTGCCGGGCTCGCGGGGGCCGTGACCTGTCGAATCGACGCGAGTAATCCGGCAGCCGAATGGTCGATTCAGCTCGAAGGGCTGGCGGAGAAGCTGTAGCCGCTTGTGCTACGCTTGCGGCTCGTTCGCTTGCGGGCGTGTCCTTCACACGGCAGGGGTCACATGTTCGATCCATGTATCACCCACCAATCTGAAAACTCCGTAAGTCCCTGACTACGGAGTTTTTTCTTTTTGGCATCGTTCCCGAATCAGCCGGAAAGCCAAACAGGTCTACGCCACATCGGATGCTGATCGCAAGGCTCACGCCGCGGCTAAGGAGATCCTGCAAGCCAAGAGGGATGACCTGGCTGGCAAAGCGTTCGCTCAGCGCGCCAGTTGCCCGCGAAGCTCGCCGCCCGGATTTGCGGCCGTGTGGATGTTCACGTAGTAGCGGCCGCCCTTCAGGTCCGCGTATTGCTCGGCGGTGAGGGTTGCGGTGCCCGTGATGGGCGACTGCGCGACGCTCGGGAACGGAATCTTGACGCCCGCGTTCTGCCCGGCAGGAGCGGGGCCGTGGATGTGACCCATTGTCGCCGGCCCGGTCAGGCCCGAGTAGGTGACGCGGTACGTCATGGCCATCGTCGAGGGGTTCACCGTCACTTCGGCGCTTCCGGTCCCAGCGCTCGAGACCGGCGGCACTTCCTGCGCCCCGGAGAGCGTCGCGCGATACGTCTCCATGCCACCCGTGCCACCGCCCATACGCATTTGGCCACAGGCGCCGAGAGCCATCGCGAACGCGGTTGCAACAAGGCAGCGGGCAAACAAGTGACGTGAAATCATGAGGGGCACCCCAGGAAGTGGATGTCTCATTGTGGTGAAGGCATGGGCCGGCCGGGGTGGTGGATTCCCTGCCTTCGGAACCTCATCCTTGCAGCATCTACTCGCTCGCGTGATGCGCGCAAACGAGGTGAACCGTGGGCGCGCTGCGGAGTCAACCAGAGATGATTCCGAGACATCTGCGCGCGGCAGTCGCGCCAGCCGCGTTGGTCGCGGCACTGGTCGGGAGCGGATGTGGTGGCGGCGGCGACGTCGCTCCACCGACCGCGCCGCCCGCGACTTCCGTTAACAGCGCCACCTACGCGGCCGGCAGCCCGCAACGGCTGGCCTACGATCAGCTCAATGCAGCCCGGCTGCGCTGCGGCTTCGGGCTGCTCGCGCAATCCGCGGCCCTCGACCAGGCAGCGGCGGCCCATGGCAACTACATGAGCCTCAACAGCGAGTTGGGCCACGGCGAGGATCCCGGCAAGCCCGGCTTCACCGGTGCGACGCCGCTCGACCGCGCCCTGGCCGCGCGCTATGCCCCGCGCGCTGTGGGCGAGGACATCTCCGCCAGCGGATCGCCCGGCGGCTCGACGGCAGCCGATGCGATCCGCAACCTCATGGCCGCCCCGTACCACGCCAAGTCGCTCCTGACCGGCTTCCGCGAAGTAGGCCTCGCATGGAACGTCGTGGCCTCGCTCGACACGCTGACCGTCGATCTGGGCGTCCCGGCTTCGGCGCAGTTGCAGTCACCACAGGGTGTGGCCACGTTCCCTTGCGCGGACACCACCGATGCCGTGGCCCGTGGCGGCAACGAATCGCCTTCGCCCTTCCCGTCCAACCCGGATGCGCAATGGGGCCAGCCAATCACCGTGGCAGGGCCCCAGGCGCTGCGCATCACCTCGGCCACCATCACCGGTCCGTCCGGACCCGTGGCACTCCTGGTCACCTACGGCTCGGGCGCGACGGCCGACCCCAATGGCGCCTTCGCCGACGGATGGTTCTCCCTCATCCCGGAGGTGCTGCAGCCCAGCACGAGTTATGCGGTTGCGATCGACTACACCGTCAGCGGCACTCCCGGCTCTGCGCGCTTTTCGTTCACCACGGGCGGTGGCCGTTGAATGCCGTGCCCGCGGTGGCCGCAATCTCGAAACCTCACCGACCCTTCGGCTGCATCGCGGCCTGGTAGCGCGCCTTGTTCTCCGCATTGGGCGGGTACAGGCCCGGCAGCGCTGCGCCCTTGTTCACTTCGTCCATGATCCAGCCCTCGAGCCGCTCCTGCTCCGGCGCTTCCTGCAGCACGTGCTCCAGCAGCGCAGCGGGGATCAGCACCGCGCCGTCGTCGTCGCAGACCATCACGTCGCCCGGGAACACCGCAACGCCGCCGCAGGCGATCGGCTGCTGCCACGCGACGAAGGTGAGTCCGGCCACGGACGCCGGTGCGGCAGCGCCGCCGCACCACACCGGCAGATTCGTGCCCAGGACGCCTTGCACGTCACGCACCACGCCATCGGTGACCAGGGCGGTGATGCCGCGCCTGGCCATCCGGGCGCAAAGAATGTCGCCGAAGATGCCCGCATCCTGCACGCCCATGGCGTCGACCACGGCGATGCAGCCCGCCGGCATGTCCTCGATGGCGGCGCGCGTGGAAATGGGCGAGCCCCAGGACTCCGGCGTGGCGAGGTCCTCCCGGGCCGGTACGAAGCGAAGCGTGAAGGCTCGCCCGACCAGCCGCGGCTGGCCGGCGCGGATCGGGCGGGCGCCGCGCAGCCACAGGTTTCGCAAGCCCTTCTTCAGCAGCACGGTGGTGATGGTGGCCGTGGTGACGCGCGAGAGCGTCTCGATGACCTGGGGGTCCAGGTCCATGGTTGCGGGTGCGGGGGTGGGGGGCATGGACATGGGAAGGCTCCTTCATCCGAGTTCGTGCAGGCGCTTGTCCTGCCGGCGCACCAGGCGATCGATGTCCGCAAGGTCCTGGGCCGAGAGCCTGGGTCCGGGCTTGCGAACGAACGGCGAGGCGATCGCGCCGCGCTGGTGCAGCAGGTGCTTGCGCACGGCCAGCCCGATGCCGGCCTGCTGCTCGTAGCGCGCGAGCGGGAGGTACGCGTCGAACAGGTCATGGGCGCGCTCGACGTCGCCTCCCGCATGGGCCGCGACCACGTCGACCATCATCTCGGGCCAGGCGAAACCGGTCATCGCGCCATCGGCGCCGCGCGACAGTTCCTCGGGCAGGAACAGGCCGCCGCCGTTGCCGGTGAGGATGGATACGCGGCGCACTTCGCCCTTGTCGCCGGCGGCGCGAATGGCCGACAGCTTCGCCAGGCCCGGCCAGTCCTCGTGCTTGAGCATCACGCAGTGCGGCGAATTTTTCAGGATGCGCAGGATCACCGCCGGTGACATCTGCACGCCGGTCGCGACGGGATGGTCCTGCAGGCACCAGGGCACCGGCCCCAGCGTCTCGTTCACCATGTCGAAGTAACCCGCGATCTGGTCGTCCGTGCGCACCGTGGAGGGCGGCGCCACCATCACGCCGGACGCACCGAGGTCCATCACCGCCCGGGTGAGTTCGCCCATGGCCGCGAAGCCGGGCGAGGACACGCCCACGACGATGGGGACCCGGCCGGCGGCACGCTGCACGACCTGGCGGGTGAACGCCTTGGCTTCTTCCGCGGTGAGCTTCGTCGCTTCGCCCATGATCCCCAGGATCGTGAGCCCGGTGACGCCGCGCTCGAGGCAGAAGTCCACCATGCGGTCGGTGCTGGCGAGGTCGAGCGCGCCGCCGTCGGTGAACGGCGTGACGGTGATGAGGTAGACGCCCTTGGCGGACGTGTCGAATCGGTGCATTGGGAACTCCGGTCTATGAAATCCGCGGCTTGGCCGAGTGCGCGGCCCGCCGTGCGAGCTGCATCACGAGGACAAGCAGCAGGAGGACGAAGCCCGTGCCGTTGGCGAGGCCCGACGGGTAGACGAGCGCGAGGCCGGCGGCGACGAGCAGCACGCGTTCGAAGGCGCTCGTCCGCAGCAACGCCCAGCCCTGGAAGGCGGCGGCCAGCGCAGCGATCGCCGCGGCGGCCGTGAGGGTCACCTTGGCCACCAGCAGCCAGTCGGCGCCCGCCGCCGCCTTGGCCGATCCCATGAGCAGCAGCGCGCGGCCATCGGGATCGAGCACGAACATGAACGGCAGCAGGAACGCGGGGAGCGTGTACTTCCAGCAGTGCAGCGTCGTCTTGTACGGATCGCCGCCGGTGATCGCCGCCGCCGCGAAAGGCGACAGCGCCGTGGGGGGAGACACTTCCGAGAGAACGGCGTAGTAGAAGATGAACATGTGCGCGGCGAAATCGGGCACGCCGAGCTTGGTCAGCGCCGGCGCGGCGATCACCGCGCAGATGATGTAGGACGCCGTCACCGGCACCGCGAGGCCGACGATCCACACCACCAGCGCGGTGAAGATCGCGGTCAGCAGCAGGGACCCCGCGGCGTACGCGATCACGATGGAGCTGAACTTCAGGCCGAGCCCGGTGAGCGTGACCACCCCCACGATGATCCCCGCGCCCGCGCAGGTCGCCCCCACGTTGAGCATGCCGGTGGAGCCGCCTGCCATCGCCCTGGTCAGCGGCATGTCCAGGAGCTTGCGGCCCAGTTTCCCCGGTGCGGTGAACAGGTCGTACGGGATCAGCGAGGTGTCGCGTCGCAGCAAGCTCGTCGCCAGGGAGACGGCGGTCGCCCAGAACACCGACATCACCGGGGAAAAGCCCCACACCATGAAGGCGATGATCGAGACCAGCGACAGGAAGTGGAACCAGTAGCGGCGCGCCAGGGCCCACGCCGTCTGAACTTTCTCGAAGGTGATGTTGCCCATCGCGTACTTGCGCGCGTCGATCTCCACCATCAGGAAGAGCGCCAGGTAGAACAGCACCGTGGGGATGACCGCCATCAGCAGCACATCCATGTAGGAGATCTTGAGGAACTCGGCGATCAGGAACGCCGCCGCCCCGAGCACCGGCGGGGAGATGATGGCGCCAAGGCCGCCAGCTGCGAGCAGGCCGCCCGCCGCGTTGCGCTCGTAGCCGACCTTGGAAAGCATGGGGTAGGCCACGGAAGCGAGCGTGACGGTGGTCGCCACGCCGGAACCGGAGGGCCCGCCCAGCAGGAACGAAGACAGCACCACGGTGCGCCCTGCGCCCGTGGGCCTGCCCCCCATCGCCGCGAAGGAGAAATCGATGAAGAACTTGCCGGCGTTGGAGTACTGCAGGAAAGCGCCGAAGATGGTGAACAGGATGATGAGCGAGGACGAGACGTCGATCGCCACGCCGAAGATGCCTTCCAGCGTCATGTACATCACACCCACCAGCCTGCCGACGTCGTAGCCCTTGTGCGTCCACGGCGCAGGCAGCCACGGGCCGGCCAGCGCATAGGCGAGGAACGCGGCCGTGATGACCGGCATGACCCAGCCGCTCGTGCGCCGCATGGCCTCCAGCACGAGCACGATCAGCGCGATGCCGAACGCGACGTCCCAGGGCAGCGGTAGCGTGTTGCGGTCCGTGAAGTCATCGCCGCCGCGGATGGCGTACGCCGCCACCGCGATCGCGATCGCCGCCGCCAGCCAGTCCCACCACATGATCCGGTGGCGGAAGCGCCGCGCGACGGGGAACAGCAGGAAGGTGAGGGCGAGCACGAACGCCACGTGGACGCCGCGCATCGTCTGCGTCGGCACGATGGAATACGCGGAATAGAGGTGGAAGGCGCTCATTGCGACCGCCCCCAGGGTGAGGAAGACGGCGAGGCCGCCGCGCGGCCTGTTGGCCGCGCCTTCCTCCGCCTCGATGTACTCCTCGGCCTTCTGCAGGCTCTCAGACGAGACTGCCGCGGCCTCCGAGAGCGACACGCGGGCAGGCTCGTTCATGCCGGGCTAACCCGTGTCCCCGCGTTAGTTGACCTTGACGCCGCGCTCGGCGAAGTACTTGAGCGCGCCCGGGTGGTACGGGATGGGGGTGGCGCTCGCCTTCTGGTTCTCCAGCTTGAAGTTCTCGGCTTCCTTGTGGACCGCGACCAGTTCGTCCTTCTTCTCGAACAGGGTCTTGACGATGTTGTAGGCCGTCTTCTCGTCCATGCTGTCGTGGGCGACCAGGATGTTCATGACCGTCGCCTGCTTGTTGTCGGCGTCCATGCCCTTGTAAACCGCCTTGGGGATGGTGTCCTCGACATACAGGTTGCCGTACTTCCTGTTCATGGCCGCCACGAGCTCGGCATGGTCGATCATCCTGATCTTGGTGTTGGGCGTGTTGGCCAGGTCGGTCACCGCCGCGGTGGGCAGGCCCCCGACCCAGAAGAACGCGTCGATCTTGCCGTCCTTGAGGGCGTTGACCGATTCCGCGACGCCCAGGCGCTCGCGTTTCATGTCGCCGTCCTTGTCCATGCCCGCCGCCTCGATGAGGCGGAAGGCCATCACCTCGGTGGCGCTGCCGGGCGAGCCGGTCGACACGCGCTTGCCCTTGAGGTCGGCGAACTTGTTGATGCCCTTGCCCTCGACGCTCACCACGTGCATGCGGTTCGGGTACAGCACGGCCAGCGTCTTCACCGGCACCTTCTGGCCCTTGAACTTGTCCTCGCCCTTGTAGGCGTCCTGGGCCGCATCGCTCATCGAGAAGGCGACATACGGCTTGCCGCTCGCGATCAGCTTCAGGTTGTCGACCGAGCCGCCCGTCACTTCAGCCGTGGCCTGCATTCCGGGGACGTACTTGGACAGCACGGCCGCGAGCCCGCCGCCCATGGGGTAGTACACGCCGCCGGTGCCGCCGGTCGCGATCGAGATGTTCTGCGCGATGGCCGCGAACGACAGGCCGGCAGCGACGAGCGCGGCAAGAAAGTACTTCAGGAACTTCATCGGTTTGTCTCCTGTTGAACGAGCAGGGGCACTGCCCCGGTGCCTCCCGATTCTTGCAATGCGCCCGGTCGCCCGCTCTAGTGGCTTTCCAGCAGTGAGCCCCGGGTTCTACGTATTGGGGATCGTCCCGACAGGTTTCGGCGGCCGCAGAAAATCGAAATCGACACCTTCGTCTGCCTGCGTGACGGTGGCAAGGAAGAGCTTGCGGTAGCCGCGCTCGGCCGCCGGCGGGACCGGCGGCGCTTCCTGGGTGCGACGCGCGAGTACCTGTTCGCTCACGAGCAGCGTCAGTTCGCGGCGGGAGACGGACAGGCGGATGCGGTCTCCGGTGCGTACGTAGGCGAGCGGTCCGCCCACCGCAGCTTCCGGGACCACGTGCAGCACGATCGTGCCGAACGCCGTTCCGCTCATCCGGCCATCGGAGATGCGGACGATGTCCTTCACGCCGGCGCGGGCGAGCTTGCGCGGGATCGGGATGTATCCGGCCTCCGGCATGCCGGGGGCGCCCTTGGGCCCGATGTTCTTCAGGACCAGGATGTCGTCCGCGTTCACGTCGAGATCGTCGCCGTCGACGCGCTGGGCGAGGTCCGCCGCGTTCTCGAACACCACGGCCCGGCCCTCATGCTCCATCAGCCCAGGGTCGGCCGCGGACTGCTTGATGATGGCCCCGCCGGGCGCGAGGTTGCCCTGCAGCACCGCGATGCCACCCTGCGCGTAGACCGGGTTGTCCCTCGGACGCACGACATCCTGGCTGAACGGCGCCGGCGCACGGTCGAGCTCTTCGCCCAGCGTGCGGCCGGTCACCGTCATCGCGTCCAGGTGCAGCAGGGGCTTGAGTTCCCTCAGGAGCGTGGCCATGCCGCCGGCGGCGTGGAAGTCTTCCATGTAGTGCCGGCCGGAGGGCTTGAGGTCCACGAGCACCGGCGTCTCGCGTCCCATCCGGTCCAGCGCCTTGAGATCCACCTGAAGCCCCAGCCTGCCCGCAATCGCCGTCAGGTGCACGATGGCGTTGGTCGATCCGCCGATGGCGAGCAGCACTCGCATCGCGTTCTCGAACGCGTTGGCGGTGAGGATCCGGTCGATGCCGAGGTGGCTCCTGGCCATCTGCACCGCCACCGCGCCGGTCTCTTCGGCCACGCGCATCCGGTCGGCGGTCACCGCCGGGGGCGAGGCGCCGCCTGCCACCGTCATTCCCAAGGCTTCCGCAACGCACGCCATCGTGCTGGCCGTGCCCATCACCGAGCAGGTTCCCACGCTGGGCACCAGCTGGTCGTTGACGCCTCCGATCTCATCGTCGTCGATCTCGCCGGCACGGAAGCGCCCCCAGTAGCGGCGGCAGTCCGTGCATGCGCCGACGCGTTCGCCGCGGTGCGAACCAGTGAGCATGGATCCCGTGATCAGCTGCACCGCCGGGATGCCGGCCGAAGCGGCGCCCATCAGCTGCGCCGGCACGGTCTTGTCGCAGCCGCCGATCAGCACCACGGCGTCCATCGGCTGCGCCCGGATCATCTCCTCCGTGTCGATGGACATGAGGTTGCGCAGGTACATGCTGGTCGGATGGGCGAAGCTCTCGTGCAGCGAGATGGTCGGGAACTTCACCGGCAGGCCGCCGGCCAGCATGATCCCGCGCTGCACCGCCTCGAGCAGTTGCGGCATGTTGCCGTGGCACGGGTTGTAGCCGCTGCCGGTATCGGTGATGCCGATCACAGGCCTGTCCAGCGCGGTGTCGCTGTAGCCTGCCCCCTTGATGAAGGCCTTGCGCAGGAACAGGGAGAAACCGGCGTCACCGTAGCTGGTGAGCCCCTTGCGCATCCCGCTTGCTTCGCCGCCGGCGTGGCCCTGCAGCTTGTCTTGGTTCCGGCTCATTGGTCCGCCTTCTTTGACCCGCTTGGGGCTTGCTCATTCTGGAGCAAGTCACCGCGATCCGCAGCCATGGCCGGCATTGGCTATCCTGTGGCTGTGAGGCCTGACAGCTCGATGGAGAGGGACGTGGTGGGGGCCGCGGCGGTGGTCGCCACGGATGCGGTGACCGCATCGAGCCCCGGCCATGATCGACGCCTGGTCGGCTGGCTGTCGCTCGCGCAGCTGATCAGCTGGGGCAGCGTCTTCTACACGTTCGCCCTGCTGCTCGGTCCGGTGGAGCGCGAACTCGGGCTCACGCGCACGCAGTCGTCCTTCGCCTTCAGCCTCGCCCTGCTCGCGGAAGGCCTGCTGGCGTACCCGGTCGGGCGGTGGATCGACCGCGGCCACGAGCGCATCGTGATGACGGGCGGCACGCTGCTGATCGCCGCCGGCCTGACACTGCATGCCTTCGTGCAGTCCGCCGCCGGCTTCTTCGCCGCCTGGCTCCTGCTCGGCGCCGCGTTGGCCGCCACCCTCTACAACGCCGCCTTCTCGGTCGTGACGCGGCGTTTCCCGCGCGACTTCCGCCGCGCGATCATCACCATCACCTTCCTGGGCGGGCTGGCGAGCAGCGTCTTCATCCCGCTTTCCGCCGCGCTGATCTCCGCCTGGGGCTGGCGCGCCGCCTTGCTGGTGCTCGCCGGCATCCACCTGCTGGTCTGCCTGCCGATCCACGCGCTCGTCCTGCGAAACGCTCCGGCAGGTGCGGCATCCGCGCCCGGCGGCGGCCACTTTCCTCCCGCGCTCCTGCGCCACCCGGCGTTCCTGCTGATTGGCGTGTTCGTGGTGGGCATGATGGGGATCACCGCCGCGATCCCGCCGCACCTCGTCAGCCTGCTCCGCGAGAGCGGGCTCGCCGAAGCCTGGGTCATCGCGATCCCGGCCACCATCGGCGCGGTGCAGGTCCTGGGACGCGTGCTGCTGTTCTTCTTCGAAGGCCGCTTCGACCTGCACCTGGCCAACCGGCTCATTCCCATCCTGGTTCCTCTCGCCCTGGCGGCGCTGATCGCCGGCGCCGGTTCGCCGTGGGGCGGCGTGCTCTTCGTGCTGCTCTACGGACTGGGCAACGGCATGCTGACGATCGTCAAGGGAACGGCGATCGCCCAGTACGTCGACCGCGAGCATGTCGCGTCGCTCAATGGTGCGCTTGGCGTTCCCGTCGCGATCGCGCGGGCCTCGGCGCCCGTGCTCCTTGGCGTGATGTGGACGCACGATGCGGGCTATCGCTGGGGGCTGGGGATGCTGCTCGCGGTCGGCGTGCTGGCGTCGCTGGCGCTGGTGATGGCGCAGCGCCGTGCGCCGGTAGCCTAGTCCAGGCAACGGTGCGTGGCGCCGGAGGGGCTGGGCGGGCCGGCTTCGCTTGACTGCCTCCCGGAGGGGAATGCCATCATGACAGCCGCCGGCCTGCGACGCACAATGGAACGGCATTCCGTAGAGCCATCGGAGGCGCCCCGTGCCCTCGACAGGGAAGCAGGATTCATCGCCGCAGGCCCCAGGCCCCCATGCCGCACCGATGGGTTGGCCGAGACACCAGCCTGCCGACATCACCGGGCGCCAGCGCACCGGGGAGACGAGCCATGAACTCCAGGAACTGTGGCGTGTCGCCTTCGAGGCCAACCCGACGATGTACTTCATCGTCGACGAGGCCGGCGCCATCGTGTCGGTCAATCGCCTGGGAGCCCAGCAGCTCGGTTACGCGGTGGGCGAGCTCGTCGGGCAGCCGGTGCTGAATGTCTTCTTCGAGCCCGACCGCGCCATCGTCCAGAAGAACGCCGACAACTGCCTTCGACACCCCGGCCGATCGTTCCGGTGGGAAGCGCGCAAGGTGCGCAAGGACGGCACGATGCTCTGGGTACGCGAGACGGCCAATGCCGTCCTGCTGCCGGACAACCGGCCGGTTCTGCTGGTCGGCTGCGAGGACGTGACCGAGCGCAAGCACGCCGAGCAGGCGCTGCGGGACAGCGAGGAGCGCTTCCGCACGCTGGTCGAGTTCTCATTCGACGTCTACTGGGAATCCGACGCGCAGCATCGCTTCACGAGGCAGGAATACGGCCCGGAGCTGGCGGACGCGCCGGCCCGCCGCTCCGAGCTCGGCAAGACGCGCTGGGAAGTGCCGTACCTCGAGCCGGACGAGGAGGCCTGGCGCAGGCACCGGGCAACGCTCGACGCCCACCTGCCGTTCCGTGATTTCGAGCTCGCGCGCCCGACGCCCGACGGCGGCAAGCGTTACGTGTCGGTCTCCGGCCTGCCCGTGTTCGACGAGACCGGCGCCTTCGTCGGTTACCGCGGCGTCGGCCGGCACATCACCGAAAGCAAGCTCGCTGAACAGGCGCTGCGCCAGCGCGAGAAGGAGCTGCGCGAGATCGTCGAGACCATGCCGGCCATGGTCTTCGTCGCCGACGCGAGCGGGCGCAACTCCATGGGCAACCGGCGTTGGCTCGAATACGCCGGGCTGGCCCCGGGGGCCGTCGGTTCGCCGGCCCCCGTGCATCCGGACGACGATGCGCGCTACAGGGCCGCGCGCGCCCACAGCATCGCGACGGGCGAGCCCTTCGAGCAGGAGGTGCGGCTTCGTCGCTTCGACGGCGAGTACCGCTGGTTCCTCAGCCGTGCCGTGCCGCTGCGCGATGACCAGGGCCGGATCCTGAAGTGGTACGGCGTCCTCACGGATATCCACGACCGCAAGGTGGCCGAGGAAGAACGCGCCGCCCATGTGTGGTTCCTGGAACGCATGGACCGCATCAACCGCGCGATGCAGGGCACGAACGATCTCGAGCAGATGACGAGCGACGTGCTGGACGCGGTGCTGGAAGTCTTCGGGTGCGATCGCGCCTGGCTGGTCTACCCGTGCGACCCCGGGGCACCGTCCTGGAAGGCGGTGATGGAGCACACGCGGCCGCAATTCTCCGGTGCGTTCGCCCTGGGCGCCGACGTGCCGCTCAGCCCGGATACCGCCAGCACTTTCCGCGCCGCACTCGCCGCGGAGGGCGCCGCCTTGGTGTTCGACCCGCACGGCCTGCAGGTGACCGCATCCGCCGAGCGCTTCGGCGTTCTCTCCCAGGTGGCCACGGTGGTGCGGCCCAGGGTCGACCGGCCCTACCTCTTCGGCCTGCACCAGTGCTCGCACGCGCGTGTGTGGAGCGAGCCGGAGAAGCGCCTGGTCGAGGAGATCGGCCGCCGCCTGGAGGATGTGCTCACCAGCCTGCTCA
The sequence above is a segment of the Ramlibacter henchirensis genome. Coding sequences within it:
- a CDS encoding CAP domain-containing protein, producing the protein MIPRHLRAAVAPAALVAALVGSGCGGGGDVAPPTAPPATSVNSATYAAGSPQRLAYDQLNAARLRCGFGLLAQSAALDQAAAAHGNYMSLNSELGHGEDPGKPGFTGATPLDRALAARYAPRAVGEDISASGSPGGSTAADAIRNLMAAPYHAKSLLTGFREVGLAWNVVASLDTLTVDLGVPASAQLQSPQGVATFPCADTTDAVARGGNESPSPFPSNPDAQWGQPITVAGPQALRITSATITGPSGPVALLVTYGSGATADPNGAFADGWFSLIPEVLQPSTSYAVAIDYTVSGTPGSARFSFTTGGGR
- a CDS encoding CHRD domain-containing protein, with translation METYRATLSGAQEVPPVSSAGTGSAEVTVNPSTMAMTYRVTYSGLTGPATMGHIHGPAPAGQNAGVKIPFPSVAQSPITGTATLTAEQYADLKGGRYYVNIHTAANPGGELRGQLAR
- a CDS encoding TAXI family TRAP transporter solute-binding subunit, giving the protein MKFLKYFLAALVAAGLSFAAIAQNISIATGGTGGVYYPMGGGLAAVLSKYVPGMQATAEVTGGSVDNLKLIASGKPYVAFSMSDAAQDAYKGEDKFKGQKVPVKTLAVLYPNRMHVVSVEGKGINKFADLKGKRVSTGSPGSATEVMAFRLIEAAGMDKDGDMKRERLGVAESVNALKDGKIDAFFWVGGLPTAAVTDLANTPNTKIRMIDHAELVAAMNRKYGNLYVEDTIPKAVYKGMDADNKQATVMNILVAHDSMDEKTAYNIVKTLFEKKDELVAVHKEAENFKLENQKASATPIPYHPGALKYFAERGVKVN
- a CDS encoding dihydrodipicolinate synthase family protein is translated as MHRFDTSAKGVYLITVTPFTDGGALDLASTDRMVDFCLERGVTGLTILGIMGEATKLTAEEAKAFTRQVVQRAAGRVPIVVGVSSPGFAAMGELTRAVMDLGASGVMVAPPSTVRTDDQIAGYFDMVNETLGPVPWCLQDHPVATGVQMSPAVILRILKNSPHCVMLKHEDWPGLAKLSAIRAAGDKGEVRRVSILTGNGGGLFLPEELSRGADGAMTGFAWPEMMVDVVAAHAGGDVERAHDLFDAYLPLARYEQQAGIGLAVRKHLLHQRGAIASPFVRKPGPRLSAQDLADIDRLVRRQDKRLHELG
- a CDS encoding ribonuclease activity regulator RraA, whose protein sequence is MSMPPTPAPATMDLDPQVIETLSRVTTATITTVLLKKGLRNLWLRGARPIRAGQPRLVGRAFTLRFVPAREDLATPESWGSPISTRAAIEDMPAGCIAVVDAMGVQDAGIFGDILCARMARRGITALVTDGVVRDVQGVLGTNLPVWCGGAAAPASVAGLTFVAWQQPIACGGVAVFPGDVMVCDDDGAVLIPAALLEHVLQEAPEQERLEGWIMDEVNKGAALPGLYPPNAENKARYQAAMQPKGR
- a CDS encoding TRAP transporter permease; translated protein: MNEPARVSLSEAAAVSSESLQKAEEYIEAEEGAANRPRGGLAVFLTLGAVAMSAFHLYSAYSIVPTQTMRGVHVAFVLALTFLLFPVARRFRHRIMWWDWLAAAIAIAVAAYAIRGGDDFTDRNTLPLPWDVAFGIALIVLVLEAMRRTSGWVMPVITAAFLAYALAGPWLPAPWTHKGYDVGRLVGVMYMTLEGIFGVAIDVSSSLIILFTIFGAFLQYSNAGKFFIDFSFAAMGGRPTGAGRTVVLSSFLLGGPSGSGVATTVTLASVAYPMLSKVGYERNAAGGLLAAGGLGAIISPPVLGAAAFLIAEFLKISYMDVLLMAVIPTVLFYLALFLMVEIDARKYAMGNITFEKVQTAWALARRYWFHFLSLVSIIAFMVWGFSPVMSVFWATAVSLATSLLRRDTSLIPYDLFTAPGKLGRKLLDMPLTRAMAGGSTGMLNVGATCAGAGIIVGVVTLTGLGLKFSSIVIAYAAGSLLLTAIFTALVVWIVGLAVPVTASYIICAVIAAPALTKLGVPDFAAHMFIFYYAVLSEVSPPTALSPFAAAAITGGDPYKTTLHCWKYTLPAFLLPFMFVLDPDGRALLLMGSAKAAAGADWLLVAKVTLTAAAAIAALAAAFQGWALLRTSAFERVLLVAAGLALVYPSGLANGTGFVLLLLVLVMQLARRAAHSAKPRIS
- a CDS encoding MBL fold metallo-hydrolase; this encodes MPGPPLPNELELTLIGPNVGESVIAHYQGNWFLFDSCTDRKTGEPAAHVYLTSIGVQPEQVRVIACTHWHDDHFRGLGRLSEVYSHAQLWMSHALRREEFIDVVEAWRNFPSGAYPHTSGLEELTKCVDIARERNRPPMFASHDKRMWLSEDGTGELWSLSPSAAMIVKSQQDIAALFPATWSIKKAAAESRPNHIAVAMHLRAGNHSIILGSDLEEEGDPQTGWSAVIASTAKPPQRGSLYKVAHHGSETGHHGGIWTSLLSARPVAVLSPFSRSHLPRDSDVTRLKGLSSAVYITAKRGKTEVKRTGAVGKFTQQKKLRVIAGLAGAVTCRIDASNPAAEWSIQLEGLAEKL